The Thermodesulfobacteriota bacterium genome window below encodes:
- a CDS encoding N-acetylmuramoyl-L-alanine amidase — MDRGRWSGAVLVVLLALLALPLAAKGQGLTQVQSIRHWSTGDYTRVVVELAAAVSHRHGVLPASGDLPPRLYLDLLAVSLPAELRQPIPVADGLLRQVRAGQFAPDVVRVVLDLESLAGFEIFDLPAPQRLVIDIRGKGQAGPASAKARPPAPAPSPAPAPLRIVLDPGHGGKDPGAVGVGGLLEKDVVLAVAKRAAERLRREMGCKVILTRDRDVFLALEERTALANAAKGDLFVSIHANAAPSADLRGIETYFLSPASGDDALRVAARENAAASAKAMGDLQAILLDLLRNSKLNESARLAEAVQASLVDGLRRQYPDVPNLGVKQAPFYVLIGAQMPAVLAEISFVSNPVEARRLQDAAYTDAIAAHLTSGISSYVGKTTVALLAPPTRRPLP; from the coding sequence ATGGACAGGGGACGGTGGTCCGGAGCTGTCCTGGTCGTGCTGCTGGCTCTCCTCGCCCTGCCGCTGGCAGCGAAGGGCCAGGGCTTGACCCAGGTCCAATCCATCCGTCACTGGTCCACCGGCGACTACACCCGGGTGGTGGTGGAGCTGGCGGCAGCGGTCAGCCACCGGCACGGGGTGCTGCCGGCGAGCGGCGACCTGCCGCCGCGGCTCTATCTCGACCTCCTGGCCGTCAGCCTGCCCGCCGAGCTGCGGCAGCCGATCCCGGTGGCGGACGGGCTGCTGCGGCAGGTGCGGGCCGGCCAGTTCGCCCCGGATGTGGTGCGGGTGGTGCTGGACCTGGAGTCTTTGGCCGGGTTCGAGATCTTCGATCTGCCGGCGCCCCAGCGGCTGGTCATCGATATCCGGGGCAAGGGCCAGGCTGGCCCGGCCAGCGCCAAGGCCCGGCCGCCGGCGCCGGCCCCCTCCCCTGCCCCGGCGCCGCTGCGCATCGTGCTCGATCCGGGCCACGGCGGCAAGGATCCGGGCGCGGTGGGGGTGGGCGGTCTGCTGGAGAAGGACGTGGTGCTGGCGGTGGCGAAAAGGGCTGCCGAGCGGCTGCGGCGGGAGATGGGCTGCAAGGTGATCCTGACCCGGGACCGGGACGTCTTCCTGGCCCTGGAGGAGCGCACCGCCCTGGCCAATGCCGCCAAGGGCGATCTTTTCGTGTCCATCCACGCCAATGCCGCGCCGTCCGCCGATCTGCGCGGCATCGAGACCTACTTCCTGTCCCCGGCCTCCGGCGACGACGCCCTCCGGGTGGCGGCCCGGGAGAATGCCGCCGCCTCGGCCAAGGCCATGGGCGACCTGCAGGCCATCCTCCTGGATCTCCTCCGGAACTCGAAGCTCAACGAGTCGGCGCGGCTGGCGGAAGCGGTCCAGGCCAGCCTCGTGGACGGCCTGCGGCGCCAGTATCCGGATGTGCCCAACCTGGGGGTCAAGCAGGCCCCCTTCTACGTCCTCATCGGCGCCCAGATGCCGGCGGTGCTGGCCGAGATCTCCTTTGTCAGCAATCCGGTGGAGGCCCGGCGGCTGCAGGACGCCGCCTACACCGACGCCATCGCAGCGCATCTCACCTCCGGTATCAGCTCCTACGTGGGCAAGACCACGGTCGCCCTCCTGGCGCCGCCCACCCGCCGTCCCCTGCCCTGA